The following DNA comes from Notolabrus celidotus isolate fNotCel1 chromosome 12, fNotCel1.pri, whole genome shotgun sequence.
ctattttatttatacttctggctttccaatgtacattaaaacaagttttaactttaattttaatgaaaaacaagtgagttatcctttattgaaccatgatctgtgagaattaaagaacaccaatggacttaaTCTTGATGTAAATGGTTGGTAATGGAGCTTAaaattggttttttttaaaaatgtgtattgggattttttttgggttctgacacttttggatgattGAATATGCCCCTGGTCCAACTgactcaggaacattattgctgttccagagaaacaaacataacaggaggattaaagTGTATTAACATTTTGTGAATTCTTGAGAATTCTGAGGGGAAACTGCAGCTAAACCAAACTTTCATATCATAGACTTACACATCATATGACTGGTTTGTGCTGTCATTTACTTAATCACAATTATTTTGAAAACTTTGATAGCTGAATCTTTACCACTCCAGTTTATTTGTTTGAGGAACATTTACAACTTGCAGTAAACAAGTACAAAGTCGATGGTTTTTTGCTGCAGACCATGTTTTCAATATTCGATCATGTGTAAGCATGTTCTTTTATGAATTTCAAATGACAAATTCACTGTTTGGTGTTGCAGGCACTTCTAAGCCGCCATGCCCGTTGCCAGGAGTTGGGTTTGTCGCAAGACTTATGTCACCCCCCGTCGTCCCTTCGAGAAGTCCCGTCTCGACCAGGAGTTGAAACTCATTGGTATGTTGTGATTCCATTGTTCTTGACTAATTGACTCGGTTATACCCTTTTATCTGAAACTGAACTTGACTTTGTCATTTCTCAAGGTGAATATGGTCTGAGGAACAAGCGTGAGGTGTGGAGGGTCAAATTCACCCTTGCCAAGATTCGCAAAGCTGCCAGAGAGCTGCTCACTCTTGATGAGAAGGACCCCAAGCGTCTGTTTGAAGGTATATAAAACTGTAGACACGTTTGATCGTTTTATTGGCCGATGATTTAAATATCAACTTGTCAGACTTTACTATGGTGTCAAGAATTCCTCGTCAATGAGGCCAAATTTGTCAGTGTATTCTTGTAACTGTCTACTTGACTCTTCAGATTTCTATAACAAGGTTCTGTTTTGTTTGCCAGGTAATGCTTTGCTCAGGCGTCTGGTGAGGATAGGTGTGCTGGATGAGGGTAAGATGAAGCTTGATTACATCCTGGGTCTGAAGGTTGAAGATTTCTTGGAGAGGAGGCTGCAGACACAGGTCTTCAAGCTTGGACTTGCCAAGAGCATCCACCACGCCCGTGTCCTGATCCGCCAGAGGCACATTCGGTGAGTTTCAATTCTCCTGGAATGCCAAAATAATAAAGGGAAAGGTACATTAGTCAGAGGGACTCATTAGTGTCTCTTGATGCTTCCTCTTTCATCAGAGGACCACAAGTTCGTAACGATCTCCGCTGAGGTCAGTTTGACTTGTCAGCAAGGTCAATTCGGTATCAAAACCGTATACCTTGTCAGTAAACATTGCCCAGAACCAATCCTGCCACTGAGAGATTGGACTGTGCCACGTGGGTGTTGTGGCTGTCAGGTAAGGTGTGGGGGATTGCACTTCGGGcaattaaagttgtttttgtcattgCTTATTACTCAGGCTGATGATTTAAGTAAAACATTCAGATTTTCTGTGGTGTCAAGAATTCCTCGTCAATGAAGCCTGCAGTAAATTGATGGCAGAAGTCCATCcacatattaaatatatatttaatataattatacACTTTAGCCATCAAAATgtgaattgattttttttttctacagcatCCTtaatatcatctctctctctgcagtgtgcGCAAGCAGGTGGTGAACATTCCCTCCTTTGTGGTTCGCCTGGACAGCCAGAAGCACATTGACTTCTCCCTGAGGTCTCCATACGGTGGTGGACGCCCAGGCCGTGTCAAGAGAAAGAACGCCAAGAAGGGCCAGgctggagctggaggagctgacgatgaggaggaggacTAAGAAGGACATTGTCCAGGGAGTGTGGTGTAATACTTCCTGTTCTGTCAAAGTTTCAATAAAAATGTTGGGTCTGACCAGAAAACTGAGTTGTTGTTTCTATCTCCACTGAAAAATTTATTCTAGacattttaactgattttattaTTGAAGCATGAGTATGAATACATGTTGAAAAGTCATGAGTTGTATAATTATAAACAAAGTGGTAAAATGATACATCATTCTAATGGAGCCAGAGTTTGTGAGAGGTACAAACGAGGAGGCTTGTCCCTCGAGCTCGTCTAAGGACTAAAGGTGACTGCGCAgttgaagtggtggcaccaacatAGTGGAATGCTCTTCCTCTAAATATTTGCCCAGCTTTCTCTGTCACTTAAAAAGTCTCCTAAAGAcccatttatttaaacaggcctttgactcaccttgtacagactaaatgttttaattatgctattgtgttttttttttttttttttacagttttacgatttcattttaatttgaatatttttcctgtgaagcactttgtgattttattctatgaaaggggctatactaaataaaatgtacttatttgctaCCCCTGCAGACAAAATGGTTCAATCCACACCCACTTGAGTTACAATCTATGGTTACAATAGTACAGGCCAAccttttacagtctatgaggcCAACACGAGGCGTCATACAGCCTCATCTACCCGGAAGCAGGAAGTCTTTAGCCATGATGCCCATATGATGAAGCCTACGCTTCTTGTGTGAATGAGTACCTTGGTGTGCAGGGTTGCCACAGTCTGGAGTAATTTAACAGTGGTGCATTCATCCTAAATGTAAGTAAGTCAAAGCTTTGTCCAACCAATGCTTAGCTCAACAGTCAGCTTTCTGTGGTAGCTGCTAAGCTACGGACCGGTTAGATTGAGCAATGCTAACGTTGCTCAGACTGATAGCAGGACATAATCCCGATCAGTCGTTTAactgttttttctattttgtgttttatctgttatGAAGCCTTTAAATGTGTTCAACTGGGATGATAGCCCAATCCTGTTTCAACGTTGCTGTTCTTTAATGTCAGCGCTTAAACTCAGTCACAGGGAAGAACGGGTTGGAATGCAACAGAGTGATTGATTGGGGAAATGTTTGTGTACTGTACTATGTATGGTCACAACAACACAGGTACTTATCACTGTAttcagcagtggtggacaaagtacacagcttaatttcttaagtcaaagtatagatcctcctggtcaaatattactccaatacaagtgaaagttgctctgtcaggtTATTACTTGaggagtacttccttttaaaaatacttaagtattcaaagtactttttaaaatattttaaaagtttgtattttcacaaagcatgatggcagtaaagaatacataggagtacattctgttatattatgtttattttgaaaccattacttgaaatctctaaaaactataccatggaataaaaacagaaactaagttactccaagcacagacaacttagtttgaaatgttcaaatgttacgtagctcaacacgctctctcaggttggactgtgaatggttgtatgtttgggcagagtgggaaacagggagaacatttcaaacattacgtatcattcttcatttcaaaaatctCTAACActggctgaagatatgaccatgggtactcaggtggagaattatagccatcattactatctctaaatgaactgcctgatctgagtgatatctgctctgtgtttgctccacgttcaaccgtggagacgcatgatatacaggtatgactaaaccactgagacaaacagaactacgcaaacacattttactgttttaggatcagatttcagaaaagagaaggaaattcatgagctgacttcaagcaaaagtagtgagtaactagagcactgatagaaatgtagtggaggaaAAGTCATAAGtacccaaaaaataatactcaagtaaagtaaagataaaaaaaaaatttacttagtactcaagtaaatttactttgttacaacCCACCACTGATATTCAGTAATATTTCACAAAAtcaagttgttttgttttgggttttaATGGCACACTCTCATATCATCCACCTAAAAACGCTGTAGTAGCCAAACAATGGTGCACGGTGTTGCAGTTGTTACATTGTGTTCTTGTATGCAACTCAGGATGTTGCCTTGATTGGGCAGTTCTTTGCTCCACAACGAGGAGATTAGAAAAACACTCCGAAGATCTGATCATTGtaaaatgaaacacagagaggagtagTTGTcaaggaaaaaaataacatctcaaaggaaaataatttaattaaaaaaaaaacattagataCGGATGGTTAAACCAGATCCACAAATGTACAATGGggggaaaaacaaaaaggaaaaaaggatacAATTACCAATGGATTTTTAAAGAAACCTTTTTGGAAGTCAAATATGCAAGAAACACTGAGGTGGGTGGTgtattaacacttttttaaaaacgtgTAGGcatcattgttttctttttgcaaatTAACATCAAAGTTGAAAAAGTATGAGcagtgacaaaaaaacaacaggattccatatatttcatttcatctctTAACAAAATGATTAGCTTCACCAAGAAGCATTTTTTGAAGGTAATGTGATGAATATTTACAACTGATTGTCTTTGAACAATGTTGccttctttataaatgtagTCACTGTATGAGGCAGAGTTTGGATCTGATCAGTGTGTCTGTATCAGCAGAGCGATGTCTCCCGATGAGCTGGTGTACTTGGGAGTCCTTGCTGCTTCCATTCCTGTAGGATTTCTATTCCGTTACCTCAGTAAGTATTTGAGTAAGGTTGCACATTGAACCCAAGTTACAGACACATGAATTGAATGCATAatgaacaaaatgttttttttattctaatgttTGTCAGTGCTGTTATTTAGATGCTTCACAGTTTCTGTGACTCAGTATGTGAAATAAGAAATCTTTAAGTATGTCTTCTTAAATTGTACCCGGTCTCTCTCAAGCTTTGCTTCGTGAGACAGGAAATGATCTAAAAAAGGACTTCGTTTTCACACCTAAGAGATGGACAAGATACCAAACACTAACGATATGATTTGGTTATTATTTACATAAGGAGAATGGctctttgtatatatatattaatcaTTTTTTCACATAGCAAACACAGTACAAGACAGCACAGACATAGTCAAAttacagaagaaaaataaaaatatacatataaaaacaataataacatacATGGGTCATAACAACATATATCATATCAGATACAATCTTATCTATCTAAATTACATGTCAAAGGGGaaaaacaagactatgacgTATTTTTTGAAGATTAAGTGCTGGCACCCTTTCTGCAGTAAGCCAACCAGATCAGTGGGAAGATTATCTATGAAGGGTTTCCAAATATTATAAAATAGGTTGTCATTGCCCATTAATTTAGCACTGAGGTGTTCCAAAGGAAAAGCCTTGAATGTATTTCTGTACCACTGCGTGACTGAAGGAGGCTTCTCCTGAATCCACTGAAGCAAAATACATCGCCTCACTAGGAGCAGAAGTTTACCCATTAGGACGAGATGTCCTTTTGATAGAGAGAACTGTTGCAGAGGTACGTTAAGGAGAAACAATCCTGGCTCTATTCTTATTGTTCTGTGAAAAATTAAGCCAAGTTCCTGGGCAATATTTTTCTAATACCTGGATATTAAGGGGCATTGCCATACACAGTGATAGTAAGTTCCTACTTCTTTTTTACGTGAATGGCTCTTTATCTATAACTTAAAACTTCCTCCTAATGCTTGTGACCATATCTGTTATTTTCCCCAAGGGTGTACTCTACTTTGCTGTGTAGGAGAGCCTCTCATCCTTTACGGGGTTGAGGGATGATAACATTTTCTAAGCAGCATCTGTTCCACAGACCCCTGTAAGGGATTAATCATTTTTTGGGAGAGACCATGAGAAAAGTTATgataattataaataaagtttgttttcttcaattctGTGACTTAAGTGCTCCTTAACCTCATGCAGAGCTTGTCAGCGTATATGTCCTCAGTCTCATTGGGTTTTGTGACTGTGGTTTTTACATTTCTCCTTTTGTCACAGAGAGTAAATTTATATCTTATCTAATGTTCCTGCTAAATTTACTCTGACTGTCCTCTCTGGCCTGCATTATTGTTGTGAAAACATGCACTGACATATGCAAGGGAGGGTTGCAAGACCTGTCCGATGAGTGTAAACAAATATTGTGTATATAAATGTGAACTAAGTGTTAAATAAGATAAGTGTAACTATATTCAGAAGCACCAGTTTCTTTTGACAGATAGTATGGTTAAATTTAccaaaatcattacaatacaGTCAGAGATGATGTCTATTACTATGCACATACGTTCAACTTGTCAGGACCTAGAACTTGCACCACACAAAATACAACATAACTAAGATCGTTGATGAAAGTAGTCTGGTCACCTGACTCCTTTCTCACCTCTctacttcctttttttccccctctcacaCTTTATGTCTTCAGCCCCAACCACTATTGATTGAAGTGTCATAGCTTGAATGCTCGAGAGAGTCTGTGGCTGTTTTAATGCTGTGTCTCATCTGCTTTCCCACCCCATGTTATTGCAACGGTGGAGGGCTAAAATGTATCACTTTGCTTGCCCTTCAGGTCCTCCTGTGAAGCAGGGGGCAGCTCTTCTTCTGGGCCTCTCCATCACCATCGCCACCTGTAACATCCACACACTCCACTCTCTGGTGACTGTGATTGGAACATGGATTATTGTAAAGAGCAGCTGGCGGTGAGGGATAAAGAAAGATTCTTTGACTAACTATCATCACAGTGTAACACAGTGTTTGTCCAAATATCAGATCAGCATGCCTTCAgtgattatttttcatgtgtttgatCTAGCAGTTATACCTCATGTGACTGTAATGTATGTATTACTCTGCAAATTCAATGAAATGtcaaaaagcccccaaaaaataCTTCTCTCAGAAAATTGATGTGTCCAGATTTGTTTTACCAGTGGACCCAAACCaagattttttaaatgcacCAACACATTTGACAAAAAGAAGTGTATAAAAAGTTGACAATCAGAGATTTCTGGGAATTGTTGTGATGATGAAAATTAGGATCTTAATACAAACGAAAATACATAGGATAACTGCCTTAATACAGCTTCCTGTTTAACACTCACTGACttatggatttatttatttcgTACAAGGTATGCACCAGCTCTGAGTCTCGGCTGGTCCTTCCTCTACCTCCTCTTCTTCCGGCTGGTCACTTCATTTGGGCTGCCACAGCCGACACCTTTTGCCAACGCTGTCCAGCTTCTACTCACTCTCAAGGTACAGAAACCTTACCAGAGGAGAAGTCTCTTGCTGTACCACACAGCATCTTGACATTCAAGGTATCCATGTTAACTTCAATTGTATGTAATCTGAATTTGAATGCAGATGGTGAGTCTGGCTAACGAGGTACAAAGCTTCCACATCgagaagaaaaaggaagtgAGCTCCTTTGCCAAGTCTCCTGTCACAGTTGGTCTGTCCCAGGAGCCGTCCCTCTATGACATTCTGTCGTATAGCTACTGTTATGTTGGTATAATGACCGGTAAGTCTGTGGAAACATCTGACACTTTCTACAATCTGTTCCATTTCTATTCAtgtgtgttgttgctgatgcttatttgtgtttgcatgatTTTTAACTGTTGTCTCTCTTTATCTCACTCGCCGCTACTTGTCCAATATTGTGTGAGTCCATATTGTTTTTAGTATTATTACATGTGATTTTCTCAtacttctctttttgttttttttttcactctcttttcctcccttcaacatcttttcttcttctaaacCACACTGCCCTCCTCTGGTGCCCTTTGTGTCTTGCATTGCCCCAATAATCCATTTTTTGTCGATCACTGTCGTATCAACACTGTCTTTATTCCCTTATCTCATCCCTTCATCATCTCAAGGTCCCTTCTTCCGCTTCCAGACGTACGCTGACTGGCTGAAGCAGCCAAGTCCACAGGCCTTGCCCTGCTGGGAGCCGTGCCTGCAGCGGTTGAAGCTGGTTCCTTTGTACGCCGCTCTGTTCctggctgtaaactctgtcTTTCCTCTGGCCTACGTTCGCACAGAGGAATTCCTGGACCGGAACTTTTTCTTTCGGTACTGTGACAATAAATACATTCCTTATTCAGTCTTTTAATAACAGTAAAGATATCAGGTATTAGAGTTGTTGGGTTATTATCATATCATGACAGTAAAATATATTCATCTCTTAAATGTGGTGAATACTacatcaaaatattatttagatTGCTCTGAGACTGTATTAACTCAAACTGCAGTATGCTGATTGAACAGCATGGTTCTAgttgtttttctaaaaacataaataataggGCTTCGGTTTCGGtcaaattaaagctagggttggtagtctcggaaaactagcatgaatttgaatgtagcatttcctcaggactccgtctaacacctccccccaacccctcggagctcctccaaaacgatgcccccgcggccatatgatcgtgactgattcaaaaccggtcctcaccaaaacattatcatagtgaaagttaaaaacacaaacaaacatggctgctgttagtactcacaactgtcatgctagcattatccagttgtaccggcgacacgatatcaggagaaaaggtataatacatataaaactgtaacagctccactgtttgttaaacgtgttcagtgtagatgttcttaattcctacagtgttgacagtcagtgaaggcatcaggagaggtgtagagtgtgcaagcaggagagaggagagacaagaggagaagttcttcattcattcaaacattgattgttgctttgttggttggcgtgatcacggccgacagtgaccggttattaaagatcaacatgttcacgaatcggctcgtcatcactacagcgtcgggacggacgctacagtacatcaaaatttctgtaggacttactgaatgtcattagttcttttgcttgtcagagcccccgtggtgagagctttttagactctgatccggactacagtcctgagcaaaggacctcatcgggtcagaggggacaggacCGAGGTCacgcgagaggggcagtcagtagagtcaggggaagcagaggcaggggacggggagtgcacgccggggaaatgtacgcgcaggaggcgggcagaatggcaggacgggatttgattggtttcataaattggaccttAAAGgcggggattggttggtgttttcccaggtttactccggctgtagatagcagcttttttcacccttttttatgaacacattatgtattgattgccattgggacataaagataatgttaaccagtataacaaaaagtgta
Coding sequences within:
- the rps9 gene encoding 40S ribosomal protein S9, coding for MPVARSWVCRKTYVTPRRPFEKSRLDQELKLIGEYGLRNKREVWRVKFTLAKIRKAARELLTLDEKDPKRLFEGNALLRRLVRIGVLDEGKMKLDYILGLKVEDFLERRLQTQVFKLGLAKSIHHARVLIRQRHIRVRKQVVNIPSFVVRLDSQKHIDFSLRSPYGGGRPGRVKRKNAKKGQAGAGGADDEEED